One genomic region from Streptomyces sp. NBC_00582 encodes:
- a CDS encoding SDR family NAD(P)-dependent oxidoreductase produces MTKIDYRTQTTLITGASAGLGAEFARRFAERGSDLVLVARRADRLQALADELSAKHKVTVTVVPFDLTVPAAGQALAEEVARRGITVTSLVNNAGFGTHSPFRREDPDRVQQEIGLNVSSLVGVTRAFIDQLTGVLVNVASSLGYQPWPNAAVYGATKAFVLSFTEALWQESRGTGLRVLALSPGPTRTEFFDAAGSDDMARGVRLQTPRQVVTTALRTLDRRNPPPSVVSGTFNWVMTLTSRFTTRRANVLAFGAMTQWQMRPSRPGH; encoded by the coding sequence ATGACCAAGATCGACTACCGTACCCAGACCACACTGATCACCGGGGCGAGCGCGGGCCTGGGCGCGGAGTTCGCCCGCCGGTTCGCCGAGCGCGGCTCGGACCTCGTGCTGGTCGCCCGCCGCGCGGACCGGCTTCAGGCCCTGGCCGACGAGCTGTCCGCGAAGCACAAGGTCACCGTCACGGTGGTGCCGTTCGACCTCACCGTGCCGGCCGCGGGCCAGGCGCTGGCCGAGGAGGTGGCCCGGCGCGGGATCACCGTCACCAGCCTCGTCAACAACGCCGGCTTCGGCACCCACAGCCCGTTCCGCCGGGAGGACCCGGACCGCGTCCAGCAGGAGATCGGCCTGAACGTGTCCAGCCTGGTCGGCGTCACCAGGGCGTTCATCGACCAGCTGACCGGTGTCCTGGTCAACGTCGCCAGCTCCCTCGGGTACCAGCCGTGGCCGAACGCCGCCGTCTACGGGGCGACCAAGGCCTTCGTGCTGAGCTTCACCGAGGCGCTGTGGCAGGAATCGCGAGGGACCGGGCTGCGCGTGCTCGCTCTCTCCCCGGGCCCGACCCGCACCGAGTTCTTCGACGCGGCCGGCTCCGACGACATGGCCCGCGGTGTCCGGCTGCAGACCCCGCGCCAGGTGGTCACCACCGCACTGCGCACGCTGGACCGGCGCAACCCGCCGCCCAGCGTCGTCTCCGGCACGTTCAACTGGGTGATGACCTTGACCTCGCGCTTCACCACCCGCCGAGCCAACGTTCTGGCCTTCGGCGCGATGACCCAGTGGCAGATGCGCCCGAGCCGGCCCGGCCACTGA
- a CDS encoding aldehyde dehydrogenase family protein translates to MSPNAPTGGQPDIAAEATPAARTVARLRATFTTGRTRPVAWRKQQLRALRRLLTEHEDVFAQALQSDLGKSATESHMMEIGFLVNEIDHTLRHLDRWLRPGRVSVPLSLMPSRAWTVREPLGVVLVISPWNYPVNLALAPVIGALAAGNSVVLKPSEVAPATSAVLAHWLPRVLDPQAVAVVEGGVEETTDLLQQRFDHIFYTGNGTVGRIVMTAAARHLTPVTLELGGKSPAVVEPGADLATAARRIAWGKFMNAGQTCVAPDYVLAIGEAGAEIEGHLVEAVREMYGTDPARSGDYGRIVNERHFDRLAGLLTDGRTVVGGDHDRDARYIAPTVLADVDPDSAVMREEIFGPILPIVAVPDLDAAIAFITARDKPLALYAFTASKRSKRRLTAETSSGGLAFGVPTAHLGVPGLPFGGVGESGMGRYHGSYSLDTFSHIKSVLDKPLKADTLRVTYPPYTRGKDRILRRIT, encoded by the coding sequence ATGAGCCCCAACGCACCCACCGGCGGTCAGCCGGACATCGCTGCCGAGGCGACCCCCGCGGCGCGGACCGTCGCGCGACTGCGTGCCACGTTCACCACCGGCCGCACCAGGCCCGTCGCCTGGCGCAAGCAGCAGCTGCGGGCGCTGAGGCGTCTGCTCACGGAGCATGAGGACGTGTTCGCGCAGGCGCTGCAGAGCGACCTCGGCAAGAGCGCGACCGAGTCGCACATGATGGAGATCGGCTTCCTCGTCAATGAGATCGACCACACGCTGCGTCATCTCGACCGGTGGCTGCGTCCGGGCAGGGTCTCCGTGCCGCTGTCGCTGATGCCGTCCCGGGCCTGGACCGTGCGTGAGCCGCTGGGTGTCGTGCTGGTCATCAGCCCCTGGAACTACCCGGTCAATCTGGCGCTGGCACCGGTCATCGGTGCGCTGGCCGCCGGCAACAGCGTCGTCCTCAAGCCCAGCGAGGTCGCCCCCGCGACCTCGGCCGTGCTCGCCCACTGGCTGCCGCGGGTCCTGGACCCGCAGGCCGTGGCCGTCGTCGAGGGCGGCGTGGAGGAGACGACCGACCTGCTTCAGCAGCGCTTCGACCACATCTTCTACACCGGCAACGGCACGGTCGGACGTATCGTCATGACCGCCGCGGCCCGCCATCTCACCCCGGTCACCCTGGAGCTGGGCGGCAAGAGCCCCGCCGTCGTCGAACCGGGCGCCGACCTCGCCACGGCCGCCCGGCGTATCGCCTGGGGCAAGTTCATGAACGCGGGCCAGACCTGCGTGGCACCCGACTACGTCCTGGCGATAGGCGAGGCGGGAGCGGAGATAGAGGGGCACCTGGTCGAGGCGGTCCGCGAGATGTACGGCACCGATCCGGCCCGCAGCGGCGACTACGGCCGCATCGTCAACGAGCGCCACTTCGACCGGCTGGCCGGCCTGCTGACCGACGGCCGGACCGTCGTGGGCGGCGACCACGACCGCGACGCCCGCTACATCGCGCCGACCGTGCTGGCCGACGTCGACCCCGACTCCGCGGTGATGCGCGAGGAGATCTTCGGTCCCATCCTGCCCATCGTCGCCGTCCCCGACCTGGACGCCGCGATCGCCTTCATCACCGCACGGGACAAGCCGCTGGCTCTCTACGCCTTCACCGCGTCCAAGCGCTCCAAGCGGCGCCTGACCGCGGAGACCTCCTCCGGCGGCCTGGCCTTCGGCGTTCCGACCGCCCACCTCGGCGTGCCGGGACTGCCCTTCGGAGGGGTCGGGGAGAGCGGCATGGGCCGCTACCACGGCTCGTACTCCCTGGACACCTTCAGTCACATCAAGTCCGTCCTCGACAAGCCGCTCAAGGCGGACACGCTGCGCGTGACCTATCCGCCCTACACCCGCGGCAAGGACCGCATCCTGCGACGCATCACGTGA
- a CDS encoding TetR/AcrR family transcriptional regulator has protein sequence MTGAQPRRGRPRDASRDRALLDATLAVLTESGYSGLTTAAVAARAGVSTATLYRRWPSKEVLVVDAAAAYARDLTVQPDTGTLEGDLRALLRDKAAALTGNEGGVLRTLIGEAAHSASLAEALTNAFMLPVRRRMEEITRRAVERGEIPPVEHPDLLGDLVVGPMMSRFFLTPLPPNQVDAATAAKTADRMLPFLLRAVGHAEHGGGREK, from the coding sequence ATGACCGGGGCGCAGCCACGCCGGGGGCGCCCCCGCGACGCCTCCCGCGACCGTGCGCTGCTGGACGCGACCCTGGCCGTCCTGACCGAGAGCGGCTACAGCGGGCTCACCACCGCCGCCGTCGCGGCCCGCGCCGGCGTGTCCACCGCCACTCTCTACCGGCGCTGGCCGTCCAAGGAGGTCCTGGTCGTCGACGCCGCCGCCGCGTACGCCCGGGACCTGACGGTGCAGCCGGACACCGGCACGCTCGAAGGCGACCTGCGCGCTCTCCTCCGGGACAAAGCAGCCGCTCTGACCGGCAACGAGGGAGGGGTGCTGCGCACTCTGATCGGCGAGGCCGCGCACAGCGCCTCCCTGGCCGAGGCCCTCACGAACGCCTTCATGCTGCCCGTGCGCCGGCGTATGGAGGAGATCACGCGACGCGCCGTGGAGCGGGGCGAGATCCCGCCGGTGGAACACCCCGACCTGCTCGGCGACCTGGTGGTCGGTCCCATGATGAGCAGGTTCTTCCTCACCCCCCTGCCGCCGAACCAGGTCGACGCCGCCACCGCGGCGAAGACCGCCGACCGCATGCTGCCCTTCCTTCTGCGCGCCGTCGGACACGCGGAGCACGGTGGCGGGCGGGAGAAGTAG
- a CDS encoding DUF3533 domain-containing protein translates to MNAIHPFRVLRAKPLWLVGGVITGVLALLFAVLYVGANIDPAGHMKNLPVGLVNADRGAAVGGKQVNLGARITDSVSKSTAGGDKIDWKVMDEREAKEELGKGKLYGALVVPADFTSSVAALTATTTAETPARPTLTVLTNQSAGSLGSGLARAATTQAAESASLRIGRELTAQTAAQRAKLPAAARVLLADPAAVTVTDGHPLDPHSGLGLTAFYYALALVVVGMLSANVISGQVDHALGYTHNDMGPLRLHRPLIRATRVQTLAISSTVMAVLSLLMGTLVMAGAVGLMGMDASHLPLLWLFSVCAVAASGIGALSLLAVFGTPGMLAATLVFIGMAVPTAGATTPIQALPGFYRFLAEFEPLRQITGGVRSILYYDAQGDAGLTRGWVMMAAGLVAAVLFGFGVLGWYDRKGLHRIPVGTEPEKNAAAV, encoded by the coding sequence ATGAATGCAATTCACCCCTTCCGCGTGCTGCGCGCGAAACCCCTGTGGCTCGTCGGCGGCGTCATCACCGGCGTTCTCGCGCTGCTGTTCGCCGTGCTGTACGTCGGCGCCAACATCGACCCGGCCGGCCACATGAAGAACCTGCCCGTCGGCCTGGTCAACGCCGACAGGGGAGCCGCCGTCGGCGGCAAGCAGGTCAACCTGGGGGCCCGGATCACCGACTCGGTCAGCAAGTCCACCGCGGGCGGGGACAAGATCGACTGGAAGGTGATGGACGAGCGGGAGGCCAAGGAGGAACTCGGCAAGGGCAAGCTGTACGGTGCGCTGGTCGTGCCCGCCGACTTCACGTCCTCGGTCGCCGCCCTGACCGCCACCACGACCGCCGAAACCCCGGCCAGGCCGACGCTGACCGTGCTGACCAACCAGTCCGCCGGCAGCCTGGGCTCCGGCCTGGCGCGGGCCGCGACGACGCAGGCGGCCGAGAGCGCCTCCCTCCGCATCGGCAGGGAACTGACCGCACAGACCGCCGCCCAGCGGGCGAAGCTGCCCGCCGCGGCACGTGTGCTGCTCGCCGACCCGGCCGCCGTCACGGTGACGGACGGCCATCCCCTCGACCCGCACAGCGGCCTGGGCCTGACGGCGTTCTACTACGCGCTCGCCCTGGTGGTCGTCGGCATGCTCTCCGCCAACGTCATCAGCGGCCAGGTCGACCACGCCCTCGGCTACACCCACAACGACATGGGCCCCCTGCGCCTGCACCGTCCCCTGATCCGGGCGACCCGGGTGCAGACCCTCGCCATCAGCAGCACCGTCATGGCCGTACTGTCGCTGCTGATGGGCACGCTGGTCATGGCGGGAGCGGTCGGCCTCATGGGCATGGACGCCTCTCACCTGCCCCTGCTGTGGCTGTTCTCGGTGTGCGCCGTCGCAGCGTCCGGGATCGGCGCGCTCAGCCTCCTCGCCGTGTTCGGCACGCCCGGCATGCTGGCGGCCACGCTGGTCTTCATCGGGATGGCGGTGCCGACGGCAGGCGCCACCACGCCGATCCAGGCGCTGCCCGGCTTCTACCGCTTCCTCGCGGAGTTCGAACCCCTGCGGCAGATCACCGGCGGCGTCCGCTCGATCCTCTACTACGACGCCCAGGGCGACGCGGGTCTGACCCGGGGCTGGGTCATGATGGCCGCCGGCCTCGTGGCGGCCGTGCTGTTCGGTTTCGGCGTGCTGGGGTGGTACGACCGCAAGGGACTGCACCGCATCCCGGTCGGGACGGAGCCCGAGAAGAACGCCGCCGCGGTGTAG
- a CDS encoding XdhC family protein has product MLDIADELYRWLEQGREFAVATVVAVSGSAPRGPGAALAVDADGTAIGSVSGGCVEGAVYDLCTQALADGQAVRERFGYSDEDAFAVGLTCGGVLDVLVTPLPADAPGRKTFQTALSAAARGEAAALARVVRGPAELLGRALAVRPDGSCEGGLGGPPGLDRAVADETRFLLDSGRTGTFDIAQDGSRCEPGLSVFVESSVPPPRMLVFGAIDFAAALVRVGKFLGYHVTVCDARPVFATRSRFPEADDIVVDWPHRYLHRTRTDERTVVCVLTHDAKFDLPLLRTALRLPAAYIGAMGSRRTHEDRDRRLRESGLTQDELARLHSPIGLDLGARTPEETALSIAAEIVAARHGGTGLPLSDSRTPIHHDTEGRRPAAIGADGRGTRPRADRQDQHNTPVPVRTGAA; this is encoded by the coding sequence ATGCTGGACATCGCGGACGAGCTGTACCGGTGGCTCGAGCAAGGGCGGGAGTTCGCCGTGGCCACCGTCGTGGCCGTCAGCGGCAGCGCACCGCGAGGGCCGGGCGCCGCGCTCGCCGTCGACGCCGACGGCACGGCCATCGGCTCGGTCTCCGGCGGCTGTGTCGAAGGCGCGGTCTACGACCTGTGCACCCAGGCCCTCGCCGACGGCCAGGCGGTGCGCGAGCGGTTCGGCTACAGCGACGAGGACGCCTTCGCCGTCGGCCTGACCTGCGGCGGCGTCCTCGACGTCCTGGTCACGCCGCTGCCCGCCGACGCGCCCGGCAGGAAGACCTTCCAGACGGCGCTGTCGGCCGCCGCCCGGGGCGAGGCGGCGGCGCTCGCCCGCGTGGTCCGCGGCCCGGCGGAGCTCCTCGGCCGGGCGCTGGCGGTCCGCCCCGACGGCTCCTGCGAGGGCGGACTCGGCGGACCCCCCGGCCTGGACCGCGCCGTCGCCGACGAAACCCGCTTTCTGCTGGACTCCGGCCGCACGGGCACCTTCGACATCGCGCAGGACGGATCCCGCTGCGAGCCCGGCCTGAGCGTGTTCGTCGAGTCGAGCGTGCCGCCGCCGCGCATGCTCGTCTTCGGCGCCATCGACTTCGCCGCGGCGCTGGTGCGCGTGGGCAAGTTCCTTGGCTACCACGTCACCGTGTGCGACGCCCGGCCCGTCTTCGCCACCCGGTCACGCTTTCCCGAGGCCGACGACATCGTGGTCGACTGGCCGCACCGCTACCTGCACCGCACCCGGACCGACGAGCGCACCGTGGTCTGCGTCCTCACCCACGACGCCAAGTTCGACCTGCCCCTCCTTCGGACGGCCCTGCGGCTGCCGGCCGCCTACATCGGCGCGATGGGCTCACGCCGCACCCACGAAGACCGCGACCGCAGGCTCCGCGAGAGCGGCCTCACGCAGGACGAACTGGCCCGCCTGCACTCACCGATCGGCCTCGACCTCGGCGCCCGCACGCCCGAGGAGACGGCCCTGTCCATCGCGGCCGAGATCGTCGCCGCCCGCCACGGCGGAACGGGCCTGCCCCTGAGCGACTCACGCACGCCGATCCACCACGACACCGAAGGGCGCCGGCCGGCGGCGATCGGCGCGGACGGCCGTGGGACACGACCGCGAGCCGACCGTCAGGACCAGCACAACACCCCGGTCCCGGTTCGGACCGGCGCGGCATGA
- a CDS encoding xanthine dehydrogenase family protein molybdopterin-binding subunit yields the protein MTTHTQAGSEPGADASVPVGGAVGRPVDRRDGHAKVTGAVRFTAEHPYPDLTYATLVHATVARGTITGIDTAAAAAVPGVVAVLTHLNAPRIRPVRKANIVRDLGPSVSGTGLDYLNTDQVFWDGQPIAVVVAETSAAANEAAPLVEVTYDPLPARVDFAAEQHNATPAKGDLTFAGRTKKGDAEAALAAAEVSLDLRYTTPGLQHNAIEPHATVAVWDGDRLTVHDTTQSINQTGRYLAWRFGVPASHVRVRAEFVGGGFGGKFAVWPGTVIAAMAARAVRRPVRLALSRTAVNRATGGRTASTNRIALGATRDGRLTSLIQDSITRTGSAGGLLEATSSPARHLYGAQTMLTRQNLVAMDLMPNTWLRAPGEAIGSFVLESALDELAHELAMDPIALRLRNEPATDPTGGKKFSQRMQREAFERGAERFGWADRDPEPRSMRDGEWLVGMGTATAYHPALRLVADVTVRLSDDGSALVQCGFHEMGMGAATVQAQIAADALGIAYDKVHVEYGDSALPTGPMAGNSNQTATVATSVLAACAELSRKVSALARRTGTTGQEPAAALRAARRPFLEASVGSATRLGALGSQGRFLSTFLKDQRWSKAARGAQFCEVRVNADTGELRISRWLGMFDVGRVINPKTAASQLRGAVVMGIGMALSEQSLIDPRNGRTMSAGLDSYYVPVHADIPPIDVDWLDEPDQTMPLGIVGLGEVGTTGVAAAIANAVHHATGKRIRDLPITLDKLL from the coding sequence GTGACCACACACACCCAGGCGGGCTCCGAGCCCGGCGCGGACGCCTCCGTGCCCGTCGGGGGAGCGGTCGGACGGCCGGTCGACCGCCGGGACGGCCACGCGAAGGTGACCGGGGCGGTGCGGTTCACCGCCGAGCACCCCTACCCGGACCTCACGTACGCGACGCTGGTCCATGCCACCGTCGCCCGTGGCACGATCACCGGCATCGACACGGCCGCGGCGGCCGCGGTGCCCGGCGTCGTGGCGGTCCTCACCCACCTCAACGCGCCGAGGATCCGGCCCGTACGCAAGGCCAACATCGTGCGGGACCTGGGGCCGAGCGTGTCGGGGACCGGTCTCGACTACCTCAACACCGATCAGGTCTTCTGGGACGGCCAGCCGATCGCCGTCGTGGTCGCCGAGACCTCGGCCGCGGCGAACGAGGCCGCGCCGCTCGTCGAAGTGACCTACGACCCGCTGCCCGCCCGGGTGGACTTCGCCGCCGAGCAGCACAACGCCACCCCCGCCAAGGGCGACCTCACCTTCGCCGGCCGGACCAAGAAGGGTGACGCCGAGGCGGCGCTGGCCGCCGCGGAGGTGTCGCTCGACCTGCGCTACACCACGCCCGGACTGCAGCACAACGCGATCGAGCCGCATGCGACGGTCGCCGTCTGGGACGGTGACCGCCTCACCGTGCACGACACCACCCAGTCCATCAACCAGACCGGCCGCTACCTGGCCTGGCGGTTCGGTGTGCCGGCGTCCCACGTCCGCGTCCGCGCCGAGTTCGTGGGGGGCGGCTTCGGGGGCAAGTTCGCCGTCTGGCCCGGCACGGTCATCGCGGCGATGGCGGCCAGGGCCGTCCGGCGGCCCGTGCGCCTGGCACTGAGCCGCACGGCCGTCAACCGCGCCACCGGAGGGCGTACCGCCTCGACCAACCGGATCGCGCTCGGCGCGACCCGCGACGGACGGCTCACCTCACTGATCCAGGACAGCATCACCCGCACCGGCTCGGCCGGGGGCCTGCTCGAGGCGACCAGCTCGCCGGCCCGGCACCTCTACGGCGCCCAGACCATGCTGACCCGGCAGAACCTCGTCGCCATGGATCTGATGCCCAACACCTGGCTGCGCGCCCCCGGCGAGGCGATCGGCAGCTTCGTGCTGGAATCGGCGCTGGACGAACTCGCCCACGAGCTGGCCATGGACCCGATCGCCCTGCGGCTGCGCAACGAGCCCGCAACGGACCCGACGGGCGGCAAGAAGTTCTCCCAGCGCATGCAGCGAGAAGCCTTCGAGAGGGGCGCCGAACGCTTCGGCTGGGCGGACCGCGACCCCGAACCCCGCTCCATGCGGGACGGCGAGTGGCTCGTCGGCATGGGCACGGCCACCGCCTACCACCCGGCCCTGCGCCTGGTCGCCGACGTCACGGTACGGCTGAGCGACGACGGCAGCGCGCTCGTGCAGTGCGGTTTCCACGAGATGGGCATGGGCGCCGCGACCGTACAGGCACAGATCGCCGCGGACGCGCTCGGCATCGCCTACGACAAGGTCCACGTCGAGTACGGCGATTCGGCCCTGCCGACCGGACCGATGGCCGGCAACTCCAACCAGACGGCGACGGTGGCCACCAGCGTCCTGGCCGCGTGCGCCGAGCTGAGCCGCAAGGTGAGTGCCCTGGCCCGGCGTACGGGCACGACCGGCCAGGAACCGGCGGCCGCCCTGCGCGCGGCCCGGCGCCCGTTCCTCGAGGCCTCGGTCGGGTCGGCCACCCGGCTGGGTGCACTGGGCAGCCAGGGCCGGTTCCTGTCCACCTTCCTCAAGGACCAGCGCTGGTCCAAGGCCGCCCGCGGCGCCCAGTTCTGTGAGGTGCGGGTGAACGCCGACACCGGCGAACTGCGGATCTCGCGCTGGCTCGGCATGTTCGACGTCGGCCGCGTCATCAACCCCAAGACCGCGGCCAGCCAGCTGCGCGGGGCCGTGGTCATGGGCATCGGCATGGCCCTGTCGGAACAGAGCCTCATCGATCCCCGCAACGGGCGCACCATGAGCGCCGGGCTCGACTCCTACTACGTGCCCGTCCACGCCGACATCCCCCCGATCGACGTCGACTGGCTCGACGAGCCGGACCAGACGATGCCCCTGGGCATCGTCGGGCTGGGCGAGGTCGGCACGACCGGCGTGGCGGCCGCGATCGCGAACGCCGTGCATCACGCGACCGGCAAGCGGATCAGGGACCTGCCGATCACGCTGGACAAGCTGCTCTGA
- a CDS encoding FAD binding domain-containing protein: MKPFSYLSAPDVGTALRTIADGDDVKFLAGGTNLVDLMREGIEHPATVVDITRLPLTGIEELPDGTLRVGALVSNSRLAADPLIRTRYPVLAQAVLLGASAQLRNMATVGGNLLQRTRCMYFYDEASACNKRAPGSGCDAIGGFSRGSAVLGTSEHCVATHPSDMAVALVMLDAVVEVESVHGIRRIPVADLHRLPGDTPHLETVLAADELITAVELPPVPAAAHSRYRKVRDRASYAFALVSVAAALAVQDGRIAEVRLALGGVATKPWRARTAEELLLGAEATDESFAHAAAAELAPALPRSGNAFKTDLAQRTVVAVLRKLNAERSAS; encoded by the coding sequence GTGAAGCCGTTCTCCTACCTCAGCGCACCGGACGTGGGCACGGCGCTGCGCACGATCGCGGACGGCGACGACGTGAAGTTCCTCGCGGGCGGGACGAACCTCGTCGACCTCATGCGCGAGGGCATCGAACACCCGGCGACGGTCGTGGACATCACCCGCCTGCCGCTGACCGGGATCGAGGAACTCCCCGACGGCACCCTCCGCGTCGGCGCACTGGTGAGCAACAGCCGGCTCGCGGCCGACCCCCTGATCAGGACCCGCTATCCGGTGCTGGCGCAGGCGGTCCTGCTGGGCGCCTCCGCCCAGCTGCGGAACATGGCGACGGTGGGAGGCAACCTGCTGCAGCGCACCCGCTGCATGTACTTCTACGACGAGGCCTCCGCGTGCAACAAACGCGCACCCGGCAGCGGCTGTGACGCGATCGGCGGGTTCTCCCGCGGCAGTGCGGTGCTGGGGACGAGCGAGCACTGCGTCGCGACGCATCCCTCGGACATGGCGGTGGCGCTGGTGATGCTCGACGCGGTCGTCGAGGTCGAGAGCGTGCACGGTATCCGGCGGATCCCGGTCGCCGACCTCCACCGCCTGCCCGGCGACACCCCGCACCTGGAGACGGTGCTGGCCGCCGACGAGCTGATCACGGCCGTCGAGCTGCCGCCGGTGCCGGCGGCGGCGCACTCGCGCTACCGCAAGGTCCGCGACCGGGCCTCCTACGCCTTCGCCCTGGTCTCGGTCGCCGCCGCGCTGGCCGTCCAGGACGGCCGCATCGCCGAGGTCCGCCTCGCGCTCGGCGGCGTCGCGACCAAGCCGTGGCGGGCCCGGACCGCGGAAGAGCTGCTGCTCGGCGCCGAAGCCACCGACGAGAGCTTCGCCCACGCCGCCGCCGCCGAACTCGCCCCCGCCCTGCCCCGGTCCGGCAACGCCTTCAAGACCGACCTGGCCCAGCGGACGGTCGTGGCCGTGCTGCGCAAACTCAACGCCGAGCGGAGCGCATCGTGA
- a CDS encoding (2Fe-2S)-binding protein, which yields MTTVEIELRINGSTRRLDVAPQVSLLDALREYLGLTGTKKGCDQGACGACTVLADGRRINACLALAVQYQGREITTIEGVDHPLQEAFVRTDGFQCGYCTPGQICSAIGMLAEHKEGAPSAATEHLADTGGELDETEIRERMSGNLCRCGAYNGIVAAIKEVAK from the coding sequence ATGACCACGGTGGAGATCGAGCTGCGGATCAACGGATCCACCCGACGGCTGGACGTCGCGCCACAGGTGAGCCTGCTCGACGCGCTGCGCGAGTACCTGGGCCTGACCGGCACCAAGAAAGGATGCGACCAGGGCGCATGCGGTGCCTGCACGGTGCTCGCCGACGGCCGGCGGATCAACGCCTGCCTGGCGCTGGCGGTGCAGTACCAGGGCCGTGAGATCACGACCATCGAAGGCGTCGACCACCCGCTGCAGGAGGCGTTCGTGCGCACGGACGGATTCCAGTGCGGCTACTGCACGCCGGGCCAGATCTGCTCGGCGATCGGCATGCTCGCCGAGCACAAGGAAGGCGCGCCCAGCGCGGCGACCGAGCACCTCGCCGACACCGGCGGGGAGCTCGACGAGACGGAGATCCGGGAGCGGATGAGCGGCAACCTGTGCCGCTGCGGCGCCTACAACGGCATCGTCGCGGCGATCAAGGAGGTGGCGAAGTGA
- a CDS encoding TetR/AcrR family transcriptional regulator — MGRPLRADAARSVRVILEAAEQVLAEDPGASMEQIAEQAGVARTTVHRRFASRQALIEALAASAKRQLMECVEDARMDTAPPLVALHRVTANVLRIKSVWRFTLGHPLADTPLTAVIWSEINAGALEFFARAQHEGLLAPDADLMWARRVYYALVDEAQHGGGADRDPDQVRQNADALATLVVDTFLRGVGPHG, encoded by the coding sequence ATGGGCCGACCCCTGCGGGCCGATGCCGCGCGCAGTGTGCGCGTGATCCTGGAGGCGGCCGAGCAGGTCCTTGCCGAAGACCCCGGTGCCTCCATGGAGCAGATCGCCGAGCAGGCAGGAGTGGCCAGAACGACCGTGCACCGGCGGTTCGCCAGCCGCCAGGCCCTCATCGAGGCACTCGCCGCCTCGGCGAAGCGGCAGCTCATGGAGTGCGTGGAAGACGCCCGCATGGACACCGCACCCCCGCTGGTGGCACTGCACCGTGTCACGGCGAACGTCCTGCGGATCAAGAGCGTCTGGCGGTTCACCCTCGGCCACCCCCTCGCCGACACCCCCCTCACCGCGGTGATCTGGTCCGAGATCAACGCAGGCGCCCTCGAGTTCTTCGCCCGGGCCCAGCACGAAGGGCTCCTCGCCCCGGACGCGGACCTGATGTGGGCGCGGCGGGTCTACTACGCCCTCGTCGACGAGGCCCAGCACGGAGGCGGCGCGGACCGCGACCCGGACCAGGTCCGCCAGAACGCGGACGCACTGGCCACGCTCGTCGTCGACACGTTTCTGCGCGGCGTGGGACCCCACGGCTGA